In Nerophis lumbriciformis linkage group LG14, RoL_Nlum_v2.1, whole genome shotgun sequence, a single genomic region encodes these proteins:
- the klhl26 gene encoding kelch-like protein 26 isoform X1, whose product MAESDGVANSSTHLQNRMASKNSTLRCTFSAPSHSATLLQGLSVLRSQGQLLDVVLAVNEERFQVHKAVLAACSDYFRAMFTGGMKESNQNTIELKGLSARGLKHIIDFAYSAEVTLDLDCIQDVLGAAVFLQMDPVVELCEEFLQSAMSVKTCLHIDKMATTFSLSSLKASVDAFTFRHFLQIAEEDDFLHIPLERLIFFLQSNKLKNCSEIDLFHAAIRWLQHDESRRADASDVLRHVRFPLMRSSELVDSVQTVDIMVEDVLCRQYLLEAFNYQILPFRQHEMQSPRTRIRSDVVSFITFGGTPYTDNDRTVTTKVYYLPDIASRQFKELTEMDTGCSHACVAVLDNFVYIVGGQHLQFRSGEGAVVSCLRFDPHLNQWLRIHPMQEPRIQFQVSVLNGKIYATGGRNRSGSLSSVERYCPKKNEWTFVEPLKRRIWGHAGTTCGEKLYISGGYGVSLDDKKTLHCYDPEADQWNFRAPMNEPRVLHAMICSEDRVYALGGRMDHVDRCFDVLAVEYYNPQSDQWTTVSPMRAGQSEAGCCLLDKKIYVVGGYNWHLNNVTSIVQVYNTETDEWERDLHFPESFAGIACTPVVLPQTHVEYLTSWL is encoded by the exons ATGGCGGAGTCGGACGGTGTGGCGAATTCGTCGACACATTTACAGAACAG AATGGCTAGCAAGAATAGCACCCTGCGCTGCACATTTTCAGCCCCCAGCCACAGTGCCACCCTCCTCCAGGGCTTGTCGGTATTGCGGTCTCAAGGGCAACTTCTTGATGTGGTGCTGGCCGTCAATGAGGAGCGTTTCCAGGTCCACAAAGCTGTGCTGGCCGCTTGTAGTGATTACTTCAG AGCCATGTTCACTGGAGGCATGAAGGAATCAAATCAAAATACTATTGAGCTGAAAGGTCTGTCCGCCCGAGGGCTGAAGCATATTATAGACTTTGCTTACAGTGCAGAAGTCACTTTAGACTTGGACTGTATTCAGGATGTCCTTGGAGCAGCTGTCTTCCTCCAGATGGACCCTGTTGTGGAGCTCTGTGAGGAGTTCCTGCAGTCAGCGATGAGTGTCAAGACATGCCTGCACATCGATAAGATGGCCACCACCTTCAGCTTGTCTTCCCTCAAGGCGTCGGTGGATGCCTTCACTTTTCGCCACTTTCTCCAAATAGCCGAGGAGGACGACTTTCTGCACATTCCCCTGGAGCGCCTCATCTTCTTTCTGCAGAGCAACAAGCTGAAGAACTGCAGCGAGATCGATCTCTTCCATGCTGCTATCCGATGGCTCCAACACGATGAGTCTCGCCGGGCGGACGCCAGCGACGTCCTCCGCCACGTGCGCTTCCCACTCATGCGTTCGTCCGAGCTGGTGGACAGTGTTCAGACCGTAGACATCATGGTGGAGGATGTGCTGTGCCGTCAGTACCTCCTAGAGGCCTTCAATTACCAGATTCTTCCATTCCGGCAGCACGAGATGCAGTCGCCGCGCACACGCATCCGTTCTGACGTGGTGTCTTTCATCACCTTCGGCGGCACCCCGTACACTGACAACGATCGCACAGTGACCACCAAGGTGTATTATCTCCCTGACATTGCTTCTCGCCAGTTCAAGGAGTTGACGGAGATGGACACGGGGTGCAGTCACGCCTGTGTCGCCGTGCTCGATAACTTTGTATACATTGTCGGCGGGCAGCATTTACAGTTTCGTAGCGGTGAAGGGGCCGTGGTCAGCTGTTTGCGCTTTGATCCGCACTTGAACCAGTGGCTGCGCATCCATCCGATGCAGGAGCCCCGTATCCAGTTTCAAGTCAGTGTTTTGAACGGGAAGATTTATGCCACTGGAGGGCGCAATCGATCCGGCAGCCTATCATCTGTAGAGCGTTACTGCCCAAAGAAAAATGAGTGGACCTTTGTGGAGCCTTTAAAACGCAGGATTTGGGGTCACGCAGGGACTACCTGTGGAGAAAAGCTATATATCTCAGGGGGTTATGGCGTCTCTTTAGACGACAAGAAAACTCTTCACTGTTACGACCCAGAGGCCGACCAGTGGAACTTCAGAGCTCCCATGAATGAGCCTAGAGTGCTGCATGCCATGATCTGCAGTGAGGATCGGGTCTATGCTCTAGGTGGGCGCATGGACCACGTGGACCGTTGTTTTGACGTGCTAGCGGTGGAGTATTACAATCCGCAGAGTGACCAGTGGACCACCGTGAGCCCCATGAGAGCAGGGCAGTCTGAGGCTGGCTGCTGCTTACTGGACAAAAAGATCTACGTCGTCGGAGGGTATAACTGGCACCTGAACAACGTCACTAGCATTGTACAGGTGTACAACACAGAGACAGATGAGTGGGAGAGAGATTTGCACTTCCCTGAATCATTTGCCGGGATTGCTTGCACACCAGTTGTACTTCCACAGACACATGTGGAATATCTGACCTCTTGGCTGTGA
- the klhl26 gene encoding kelch-like protein 26 isoform X2, protein MAESDGVANSSTHLQNRAMFTGGMKESNQNTIELKGLSARGLKHIIDFAYSAEVTLDLDCIQDVLGAAVFLQMDPVVELCEEFLQSAMSVKTCLHIDKMATTFSLSSLKASVDAFTFRHFLQIAEEDDFLHIPLERLIFFLQSNKLKNCSEIDLFHAAIRWLQHDESRRADASDVLRHVRFPLMRSSELVDSVQTVDIMVEDVLCRQYLLEAFNYQILPFRQHEMQSPRTRIRSDVVSFITFGGTPYTDNDRTVTTKVYYLPDIASRQFKELTEMDTGCSHACVAVLDNFVYIVGGQHLQFRSGEGAVVSCLRFDPHLNQWLRIHPMQEPRIQFQVSVLNGKIYATGGRNRSGSLSSVERYCPKKNEWTFVEPLKRRIWGHAGTTCGEKLYISGGYGVSLDDKKTLHCYDPEADQWNFRAPMNEPRVLHAMICSEDRVYALGGRMDHVDRCFDVLAVEYYNPQSDQWTTVSPMRAGQSEAGCCLLDKKIYVVGGYNWHLNNVTSIVQVYNTETDEWERDLHFPESFAGIACTPVVLPQTHVEYLTSWL, encoded by the exons ATGGCGGAGTCGGACGGTGTGGCGAATTCGTCGACACATTTACAGAACAG AGCCATGTTCACTGGAGGCATGAAGGAATCAAATCAAAATACTATTGAGCTGAAAGGTCTGTCCGCCCGAGGGCTGAAGCATATTATAGACTTTGCTTACAGTGCAGAAGTCACTTTAGACTTGGACTGTATTCAGGATGTCCTTGGAGCAGCTGTCTTCCTCCAGATGGACCCTGTTGTGGAGCTCTGTGAGGAGTTCCTGCAGTCAGCGATGAGTGTCAAGACATGCCTGCACATCGATAAGATGGCCACCACCTTCAGCTTGTCTTCCCTCAAGGCGTCGGTGGATGCCTTCACTTTTCGCCACTTTCTCCAAATAGCCGAGGAGGACGACTTTCTGCACATTCCCCTGGAGCGCCTCATCTTCTTTCTGCAGAGCAACAAGCTGAAGAACTGCAGCGAGATCGATCTCTTCCATGCTGCTATCCGATGGCTCCAACACGATGAGTCTCGCCGGGCGGACGCCAGCGACGTCCTCCGCCACGTGCGCTTCCCACTCATGCGTTCGTCCGAGCTGGTGGACAGTGTTCAGACCGTAGACATCATGGTGGAGGATGTGCTGTGCCGTCAGTACCTCCTAGAGGCCTTCAATTACCAGATTCTTCCATTCCGGCAGCACGAGATGCAGTCGCCGCGCACACGCATCCGTTCTGACGTGGTGTCTTTCATCACCTTCGGCGGCACCCCGTACACTGACAACGATCGCACAGTGACCACCAAGGTGTATTATCTCCCTGACATTGCTTCTCGCCAGTTCAAGGAGTTGACGGAGATGGACACGGGGTGCAGTCACGCCTGTGTCGCCGTGCTCGATAACTTTGTATACATTGTCGGCGGGCAGCATTTACAGTTTCGTAGCGGTGAAGGGGCCGTGGTCAGCTGTTTGCGCTTTGATCCGCACTTGAACCAGTGGCTGCGCATCCATCCGATGCAGGAGCCCCGTATCCAGTTTCAAGTCAGTGTTTTGAACGGGAAGATTTATGCCACTGGAGGGCGCAATCGATCCGGCAGCCTATCATCTGTAGAGCGTTACTGCCCAAAGAAAAATGAGTGGACCTTTGTGGAGCCTTTAAAACGCAGGATTTGGGGTCACGCAGGGACTACCTGTGGAGAAAAGCTATATATCTCAGGGGGTTATGGCGTCTCTTTAGACGACAAGAAAACTCTTCACTGTTACGACCCAGAGGCCGACCAGTGGAACTTCAGAGCTCCCATGAATGAGCCTAGAGTGCTGCATGCCATGATCTGCAGTGAGGATCGGGTCTATGCTCTAGGTGGGCGCATGGACCACGTGGACCGTTGTTTTGACGTGCTAGCGGTGGAGTATTACAATCCGCAGAGTGACCAGTGGACCACCGTGAGCCCCATGAGAGCAGGGCAGTCTGAGGCTGGCTGCTGCTTACTGGACAAAAAGATCTACGTCGTCGGAGGGTATAACTGGCACCTGAACAACGTCACTAGCATTGTACAGGTGTACAACACAGAGACAGATGAGTGGGAGAGAGATTTGCACTTCCCTGAATCATTTGCCGGGATTGCTTGCACACCAGTTGTACTTCCACAGACACATGTGGAATATCTGACCTCTTGGCTGTGA
- the klhl26 gene encoding kelch-like protein 26 isoform X3: protein MAPSTSALRHLESSKKRAMFTGGMKESNQNTIELKGLSARGLKHIIDFAYSAEVTLDLDCIQDVLGAAVFLQMDPVVELCEEFLQSAMSVKTCLHIDKMATTFSLSSLKASVDAFTFRHFLQIAEEDDFLHIPLERLIFFLQSNKLKNCSEIDLFHAAIRWLQHDESRRADASDVLRHVRFPLMRSSELVDSVQTVDIMVEDVLCRQYLLEAFNYQILPFRQHEMQSPRTRIRSDVVSFITFGGTPYTDNDRTVTTKVYYLPDIASRQFKELTEMDTGCSHACVAVLDNFVYIVGGQHLQFRSGEGAVVSCLRFDPHLNQWLRIHPMQEPRIQFQVSVLNGKIYATGGRNRSGSLSSVERYCPKKNEWTFVEPLKRRIWGHAGTTCGEKLYISGGYGVSLDDKKTLHCYDPEADQWNFRAPMNEPRVLHAMICSEDRVYALGGRMDHVDRCFDVLAVEYYNPQSDQWTTVSPMRAGQSEAGCCLLDKKIYVVGGYNWHLNNVTSIVQVYNTETDEWERDLHFPESFAGIACTPVVLPQTHVEYLTSWL, encoded by the coding sequence AGCCATGTTCACTGGAGGCATGAAGGAATCAAATCAAAATACTATTGAGCTGAAAGGTCTGTCCGCCCGAGGGCTGAAGCATATTATAGACTTTGCTTACAGTGCAGAAGTCACTTTAGACTTGGACTGTATTCAGGATGTCCTTGGAGCAGCTGTCTTCCTCCAGATGGACCCTGTTGTGGAGCTCTGTGAGGAGTTCCTGCAGTCAGCGATGAGTGTCAAGACATGCCTGCACATCGATAAGATGGCCACCACCTTCAGCTTGTCTTCCCTCAAGGCGTCGGTGGATGCCTTCACTTTTCGCCACTTTCTCCAAATAGCCGAGGAGGACGACTTTCTGCACATTCCCCTGGAGCGCCTCATCTTCTTTCTGCAGAGCAACAAGCTGAAGAACTGCAGCGAGATCGATCTCTTCCATGCTGCTATCCGATGGCTCCAACACGATGAGTCTCGCCGGGCGGACGCCAGCGACGTCCTCCGCCACGTGCGCTTCCCACTCATGCGTTCGTCCGAGCTGGTGGACAGTGTTCAGACCGTAGACATCATGGTGGAGGATGTGCTGTGCCGTCAGTACCTCCTAGAGGCCTTCAATTACCAGATTCTTCCATTCCGGCAGCACGAGATGCAGTCGCCGCGCACACGCATCCGTTCTGACGTGGTGTCTTTCATCACCTTCGGCGGCACCCCGTACACTGACAACGATCGCACAGTGACCACCAAGGTGTATTATCTCCCTGACATTGCTTCTCGCCAGTTCAAGGAGTTGACGGAGATGGACACGGGGTGCAGTCACGCCTGTGTCGCCGTGCTCGATAACTTTGTATACATTGTCGGCGGGCAGCATTTACAGTTTCGTAGCGGTGAAGGGGCCGTGGTCAGCTGTTTGCGCTTTGATCCGCACTTGAACCAGTGGCTGCGCATCCATCCGATGCAGGAGCCCCGTATCCAGTTTCAAGTCAGTGTTTTGAACGGGAAGATTTATGCCACTGGAGGGCGCAATCGATCCGGCAGCCTATCATCTGTAGAGCGTTACTGCCCAAAGAAAAATGAGTGGACCTTTGTGGAGCCTTTAAAACGCAGGATTTGGGGTCACGCAGGGACTACCTGTGGAGAAAAGCTATATATCTCAGGGGGTTATGGCGTCTCTTTAGACGACAAGAAAACTCTTCACTGTTACGACCCAGAGGCCGACCAGTGGAACTTCAGAGCTCCCATGAATGAGCCTAGAGTGCTGCATGCCATGATCTGCAGTGAGGATCGGGTCTATGCTCTAGGTGGGCGCATGGACCACGTGGACCGTTGTTTTGACGTGCTAGCGGTGGAGTATTACAATCCGCAGAGTGACCAGTGGACCACCGTGAGCCCCATGAGAGCAGGGCAGTCTGAGGCTGGCTGCTGCTTACTGGACAAAAAGATCTACGTCGTCGGAGGGTATAACTGGCACCTGAACAACGTCACTAGCATTGTACAGGTGTACAACACAGAGACAGATGAGTGGGAGAGAGATTTGCACTTCCCTGAATCATTTGCCGGGATTGCTTGCACACCAGTTGTACTTCCACAGACACATGTGGAATATCTGACCTCTTGGCTGTGA